One Macaca nemestrina isolate mMacNem1 unplaced genomic scaffold, mMacNem.hap1 Scaffold_113, whole genome shotgun sequence genomic window carries:
- the LOC139361236 gene encoding protein FAM90A5-like — translation MTQDPTVAMSIGGSSEYQPRGHLIAKDSLRQQDPQRKAPFQTFSGKPLEKQLPNRKESMESWIYLRVVSRPMPVHTTNKRPRVDPALTDGSATKMSDTVSVLASLSPLRKASPSSSSSLRPKERQTGAVADIPQPGVRQQGPEPLVVVKPTHSRPQGGSREVPQAASKPHGLIRVISPQAQDKRAAVTSQPCPPADTHSLGLGSNLSFRPGAKRAAQTPTQACLNFPKKPRMGSFQMPENALQGGELGVPETLQPPPAATELRPSPSPQMSRGTPAQVPSTNRQPLHSRPCLPTAQACTMSHHPAASHDGAQPLRMLFWRLENGWWSSSLLTAPSFPSPEKPGAFLAHSPHVSEKSEAPCVAVPLSVLYEDLQVSSSSENSDSDLE, via the exons atgacccaggatcccacagtggccatgtctattggagggtctagtgagtatcagccccggggtcatctcatcgccaaggacagcctgag gcaacaagacccgcagaggaaggctccCTTCCAGACCTTTTCTGGGAAACCTTTAGAGAAGCAGCTGCCAAATCGAAAAGAATCCATGGAATCTTGGatttatctgagg gttgtaagcaggccaatgccggtccACACAaccaataagaggccacgcgtggaccctgccctcactgatggctcagctacgaaaatgtctgacacggtatccgtcttggcttcactgtctcccctcagaaaagccagtccgagctcctcgtcaagtctccgaccaAAGGAACGAcagacaggggctgtggccgacatccctcagcctggagtcaggcagcagggcccggagcctctcgtcgtggtgaagccgacacacagcaggcctcagggtggcagtcgagaagttccccaggctgcctccaagccccacggcctgatccgggtcatcagcccccaggcacaagacaaacgtgctgcggtgacctcacagccctgcccaccagccgacacacacagcttgggcctcggctccaatctcagtttcaggccaggagccaagagagcTGCCCAGactccgactcaggcttgcctgaacttccccaagaaaccgagaatgggttccttccagatgcccgaaaatgccctccagggaggtgagctgggggtcccggagactctccaacctccgccagctgcaaccgaactcagaccaagtccgtctccccagatgagcagggggacacccgcccaggtgcccagcaccaaccggcagcctctgcacagcagaccttgcctgcctactgcccaggcctgcaccatgtcccatcacccagcggccagccacgatggggcccagcctctcagaatgctcttctggagactggaaaacggatggtggagctccagcctcctgacagctccctcgtttccctctcctgagaaGCCGGGAGCCTTCCTCGCTCACAGCCCtcatgtctcagagaagtctgaggctccctgtgttgcTGTCCccctgagtgtcctctatgaggaccttcaggtttcctcctcctcagagaacagcgattctgacctggagtga